Proteins encoded within one genomic window of Vicinamibacterales bacterium:
- a CDS encoding protein kinase, with protein MSPGIPSVISHYRLRAPIGEGGMAVVYQAEDLRLGRDVAIKLLRLDAIGAEHWLARFEREARLASALKHPHICTIHELGEHDGQPFIVMERLEGVTVRQCLQSGPMPPERVLELARQIADALDAAHRRGIVHRDIKPANLFVTDGDQIKILDFGVAKLARGEGPPTGTVSLEPLGQPEAAADLTRTGAAVGTVAYMSPEQARGLPADARSDLFSLGSVLYEMSTGQRAFGGDDAARILGRIVNGAYLPPRSVNPAIPEALDAIIRRLITVDPEQRYQTAADLLVDIDAALRAPGCQRDPSNGTSAAVYGLTRRRRVAVWLGAVTAVATTGVAASVWLLQRAAPLAERDSIVIGSMENNTGDADFDGVLVTAVNVQLSQSPFLDIVPERRLGETLRLMGRTADERLTHALAREVCQRLGVKAMVDGSLAALGRNYVLLLNATDCLTGQVIARAQAEATTKPSVLTALGGLSKRIRTTLGESLPTIQKFDVPIEQATTPSLAALKAYTLGLEERRRGRELESIAFFNQAIELDRQFASAYGTLSTVYGGLGEWRRSEDSARHAYELRGRVSERERLFIEYQYHDRVTGNADRAAGALQLWKAAYPRDWRPANALALAHNRTGQYARAEAEAREALRRSPGQAFALSNLAFAYQSMGRYADARRVADEAVALGVETSPTRRLLYHLAVLAGDGSAETHVAWSKDRPREFDIVSARAEVAGYEGRVREASDLYRRAADIATARGLKGTASGYLAHIAWMEALYGERRHAADRVSRIIAAAEDIESRATIPRFRAAAALGLVGLVAEAQALVRRAEHRYPEATFLRTVLSPTTRAAIALQQGRADAAIDALGAAIPTEFGTIAGLVPGYLRGEAYLQKGLLTEAIAEYTKVLEHRGVSPFAPVIPMARLGIARAHARAGDAASSRRAYDELFAIWKHADAGFVPLAAARGEYAALSSRPD; from the coding sequence GTGAGCCCGGGAATTCCCAGCGTCATCTCGCACTACCGCCTGCGCGCCCCGATCGGGGAGGGCGGGATGGCGGTGGTGTACCAAGCGGAGGACCTGCGGCTGGGGCGCGACGTCGCGATCAAGCTCCTGCGGCTGGACGCGATCGGCGCCGAACACTGGCTGGCGCGGTTCGAACGGGAAGCGCGCCTGGCCTCGGCGCTGAAACACCCGCATATCTGCACCATTCACGAGCTCGGCGAGCACGACGGACAGCCGTTCATCGTCATGGAGCGGCTCGAGGGCGTCACCGTCCGTCAATGCCTTCAGAGCGGACCGATGCCGCCGGAACGCGTCCTCGAGCTCGCGCGGCAGATCGCCGATGCTCTCGACGCGGCCCACCGGCGCGGCATCGTGCACCGGGACATCAAACCCGCCAACCTGTTCGTGACCGACGGCGACCAGATCAAGATCCTGGACTTCGGCGTCGCGAAACTCGCGCGGGGCGAGGGGCCGCCGACCGGAACGGTGTCGCTGGAGCCGTTGGGACAGCCCGAGGCCGCGGCCGACCTGACGCGGACAGGGGCCGCGGTCGGCACGGTTGCCTACATGTCACCGGAACAGGCCCGCGGCCTCCCCGCGGATGCGCGGAGCGATCTGTTCTCGCTCGGCAGCGTGCTGTACGAAATGTCCACAGGACAGCGTGCCTTTGGGGGTGACGACGCGGCGCGCATCCTGGGACGGATCGTCAACGGGGCCTATCTGCCGCCGCGAAGCGTGAACCCGGCGATTCCCGAAGCGCTCGACGCGATCATCAGGCGACTGATCACGGTGGACCCGGAGCAGCGGTACCAAACCGCCGCCGATCTGCTCGTGGACATCGACGCCGCGCTTCGCGCGCCCGGGTGTCAGCGTGACCCGTCGAACGGCACGAGCGCGGCGGTGTACGGTCTCACGCGCAGGAGAAGAGTCGCGGTTTGGCTCGGGGCCGTGACAGCGGTCGCGACGACGGGCGTCGCGGCGTCGGTCTGGCTGCTGCAGCGGGCCGCGCCGCTGGCCGAGCGGGACAGCATTGTCATCGGTTCGATGGAGAACAACACCGGCGACGCCGATTTCGACGGTGTGCTCGTCACCGCGGTCAACGTGCAGCTCAGTCAGTCTCCGTTCCTCGACATCGTCCCGGAACGGCGGCTCGGCGAAACGCTGCGGCTGATGGGACGCACCGCCGATGAGCGGCTCACCCACGCGCTCGCACGTGAAGTCTGCCAGCGACTCGGCGTCAAAGCCATGGTCGATGGTTCGCTTGCCGCCCTGGGCCGCAACTACGTGCTCCTGCTGAACGCGACCGACTGCCTGACCGGTCAGGTGATCGCGCGGGCGCAGGCGGAGGCGACGACCAAACCGAGCGTGCTCACGGCGCTCGGCGGCCTTTCGAAACGCATCCGCACCACGCTCGGCGAGTCGCTGCCCACGATCCAGAAGTTCGACGTTCCAATCGAGCAGGCGACCACGCCGTCGCTCGCGGCGCTGAAGGCCTACACCCTCGGGCTGGAAGAGCGGCGGCGGGGGCGTGAACTCGAGTCGATTGCGTTCTTCAACCAGGCGATCGAACTCGATCGTCAGTTCGCCTCGGCGTACGGCACGTTGTCGACGGTGTACGGCGGTCTCGGTGAATGGCGGCGGAGCGAGGACAGCGCGAGGCATGCGTACGAGCTGCGGGGACGCGTCAGCGAACGCGAGCGCCTCTTCATCGAGTATCAGTACCATGACCGCGTCACCGGCAACGCCGATCGCGCCGCGGGGGCGCTCCAACTCTGGAAGGCCGCGTACCCGCGCGACTGGCGCCCCGCCAATGCGCTCGCGTTGGCCCACAACCGCACCGGCCAGTACGCCAGGGCCGAGGCGGAGGCGCGCGAGGCGCTGCGGCGCAGCCCCGGGCAGGCCTTCGCGCTGTCCAACCTGGCCTTCGCGTATCAATCGATGGGACGCTACGCCGACGCGCGCAGAGTCGCGGACGAGGCGGTCGCGCTTGGCGTCGAGACCTCGCCCACGCGACGCCTGCTGTATCACCTGGCGGTTCTGGCCGGGGATGGATCCGCGGAGACACATGTCGCGTGGAGCAAGGACCGTCCGCGGGAGTTCGATATCGTGTCCGCCCGGGCCGAGGTCGCCGGTTACGAAGGACGCGTGCGCGAGGCGTCGGATCTCTACCGCCGCGCGGCCGACATAGCAACCGCACGAGGCTTGAAGGGCACGGCGTCGGGCTATCTCGCCCACATCGCCTGGATGGAGGCGCTCTACGGAGAGCGGCGCCACGCCGCCGACCGTGTCTCGCGCATCATCGCCGCTGCCGAAGACATCGAGAGCCGCGCGACGATCCCGCGCTTTCGCGCGGCGGCGGCGCTCGGGCTCGTGGGTCTGGTGGCAGAGGCGCAGGCGCTCGTCCGCCGCGCCGAGCACCGATACCCCGAGGCGACGTTTCTGAGAACGGTGCTGTCGCCGACCACGCGCGCCGCGATCGCCCTTCAGCAGGGTCGCGCGGATGCCGCCATCGACGCCCTCGGTGCGGCCATCCCGACTGAGTTCGGTACGATCGCCGGACTGGTACCGGGTTATCTCCGTGGCGAGGCCTACCTCCAGAAAGGGCTGCTGACGGAGGCGATTGCCGAATACACGAAGGTCCTCGAGCACCGCGGCGTCAGCCCGTTCGCCCCCGTGATTCCCATGGCCCGCCTGGGCATCGCGCGGGCGCACGCGCGTGCCGGTGACGCGGCGAGCAGCCGGCGCGCGTACGACGAGCTGTTTGCGATCTGGAAGCACGCCGATGCGGGCTTCGTGCCGCTCGCCGCCGCTCGCGGCGAGTACGCGGCGCTGTCGTCGCGGCCCGATTGA